One window of Bos javanicus breed banteng chromosome 1, ARS-OSU_banteng_1.0, whole genome shotgun sequence genomic DNA carries:
- the LOC133248237 gene encoding THO complex subunit 2-like has translation MLGTSAFPTTSGSASATGKGKMAAVTVVVPVEWIKNWEKSGRGEFLHLCRILSENKSLDSSTYRDFQQALYELSYHVIKGNLKHEQASNVLSDISEFREDMPSILADVFCILDIETNCLEEKSKGDYFTQLVLACLYLVSDTVLKERLDPETLESLGLIKQSQQFNQKSVKIKTKLFYKQQKFNLLREENEGYAKLIAELGQDLSGNITSDLILENIKSLIGCFNLDPNRVLDVILEVFECRPEQDDFFISLLESYMSMCEPQTLCHILGFKFKFYQEPNGETPSSLYRVAAVLLQFNLIDLDDLYVHLLPADNCIMDEHKREIVEAKQIVRKLTMVVLSSDKIDEREKEKEKEEEKVEKPPDNQKLGLLEALLKIGDWQHAQSIMDQTPPYYAASHKLIALAICKLIHITIEPLYRKVGIPKGAKGSPVSALQNKRAPKQAESFEDLRRDVFNMFCYLGPHLSHDPILFAKVVRIGKSFMKEFQSDGRKQEDKEKTEVILSCLLSITDQVLLPSLSLMDCNACMSEELWGMFKTFPYQHRYRLYGQWKNETYNSHPLLVKVKAQTIDRAKYIMKRLTKENVKPSGRQIGKLSHSNPTILFDYILSQIQKYDNLIAPVVDSLKYLTSLNYDILAYCIIEALANPEKEKMKHDDTTISSWLQSLASFCGAVFRKYPIDLAGLLQYVANQLKAGKSFDLLILKEVVQKMAGIEITEEMTMEQLEAMTGGEQLKAEGGYFGQIRNTKKSSQRLKDALLDHALALPLCLLMAQQRNGIIFQESGEKHLKLVGKLYDQCHDTLVQFGGFLASNLSTEDYIKQVPSIDVLCNEFHTPHDAAFFLSRPKYAHRILSKYDELKKSEKGSKQQHKVHKYITSCEMVMAPVHAAVVSLHVSKVWDDISPQFYATFWSLTMYDLAAPHTSYEREVNKLKIQMKAIDDNQEMPPNKKKKEKERCTALQDKLLEEEKKQMEHVQRVLQRLKLEKDNWLLAKSTKNETITKFLQLCIFPRCIFSAIDAVYCARFVELVHQQKTPNFSTLLCYDRVFSDIIYTVSSCTENEASRYGRFLCCMLETVTRWHSDRATYEKECGNYPGFLTILRATGFDGGNKADQLDYDNFRHVVHKWHYKLTKASVHCLETGEYTHIRNILIVLTKILPWYPKVLNLGQALERRVHKICQEEKEKRPDLYALAMGYSGQLKSRKSYMIPENEFHHKDPPPRNAVASVQNGPGAGPSSSSIGSVSKLDESSAEDTDKSRERSQCGVKAVNKASSATPKGNSNNGNSGSNSSKTVKENDKEKGKEKEKEKKEKTPTTTPEARVLGKDGKEKPKEERPNKDEKAREMKERTPKSDKEKEKFKKEEKAKDEKFKTTVPNVESKSTQEKEREKELSRERDTAKEMKSKENVKGGEKTPVSGFLKSPVPRSDIAEPEREQKRRKIDTHPSPSHSSTVKDSLIELKESSAKLYINHTPPPLSKREMDKKDLDKSRERSREREKKDEKDKKERKRDHLNNDREVPLDLTKRRKEENGTMGVSKHKSESSCESPYPNEKDKEKNKSKSSGKEKGGDSFKSGKMDKISSGGKKGVDRSLS, from the exons ATGCTCGGGACCAGCGCCTTCCCTACAACTTCCGGTTCCGCCTCTGCTACTGGTAAGGGGAAGATGGCGGCCGTAACTGTGGTGGTTCCTGTAGAGTGGATAAAGAACTGGGAGAAATCAGGGAGAGGCGAATTTTTACATTTATGCCGGATCCTCAGTGAAAATAAAAGCCTCGATAGTTCAACTTATAGAGATTTCCAGCAAGCTCTTTATGAATTATCATACCATGTCATTAAAGGAAATCTAAAGCATGAACAGGCATCTAATGTTCTTAGTGACATTAGTGAATTTCGTGAGGATATGCCCTCCATTCTTgctgatgtattctgcatattagATATCGAGACAAATTgtttagaagaaaaaagcaagggagactATTTTACACAATTGGTATTAGCATGTTTGTATTTAGTTTCAGACACAGTTCTAAAGGAACGCTTGGATCCAGAAACATTGGAATCGTTAGGGCTTATCAAACAATCACAGCAATTCAATCAAAAGTCAGTTAAAATCAAGACAAAACTCTTTTATAAGCAGCAAAAATTTAATTtgttaagagaagaaaatgaaggttATGCCAAGCTGATTGCTGAATTGGGGCAAGATTTATCTGGAAATATTACTAGTGATTTAATCTTAGAAAATATCAAATCTTTAATAGGATGCTTTAATCTGGATCCCAATAGAGTTCTGGATGTCATTTTAGAAGTGTTTGAATGCAGGCCGGAACAAGATgacttctttatatctttattagAATCTTACATGAGTATGTGTGAGCCGCAAACACTGTGTCATATTCTTGGGTTCAAATTCAAGTTTTATCAGGAACCAAATGGAGAGACTCCTTCATCTTTATACAGAGTTGCAGCAGTACTTCTACAATTTAACCTTATTGATTTAGATGATCTTTATGTACATCTTCTTCCAGCTGATAATTGCATTATGGATGAACACAAGCGAGAAATTGTAGAAGCTAAGCAGATCGTTAGAAAACTTACAATGGTTGTATTGTCTTCTGATAAAATTGACGAgcgagagaaagaaaaggaaaaagaagaggagaaagtggAGAAGCCACCTGACAACCAAAAACTTGGTTTGTTGGAAGCCTTGTTAAAGATTGGTGATTGGCAGCATGCGCAGAGCATTATGGATCAGACGCCTCCATACTATGCAGCTTCACATAAACTAATAGCCCTTGCTATTTGCAAGCTGATTCATATAACTATTGAGCCTCTCTACCGAAAAGTTGGCATTCCTAAAGGTGCTAAAGGCTCACCTGTTAGTGCTTTGCAAAATAAGAGAGCGCCAAAACAAGCAGAGAGCTTTGAAGATTTGAGGAGAGACGTCTTCAATATGTTCTGTTACCTTGGTCCCCACCTTTCTCACGATCCCATTTTATTTGCTAAAGTGGTGCGGATAGGCAAGTCATTTATGAAGGAGTTTCAGTCTGATGGACGCAAacaagaagataaagagaaaacgGAAGTTATCCTTAGCTGTTTGCTTAGCATTACTGACCAGGTATTACTTCCATCTCTTTCTTTGATGGACTGCAATGCTTGTATGTCTGAGGAACTATGGGGGATGTTTAAAACATTTCCATATCAGCATAGATATCGTCTGTATGGCCAGTGGAAGAATGAAACTTACAACAGTCATCCACTTTTAGTAAAAGTTAAAGCTCAAACAATAGACAGAGCCAAATATATCATGAAGCGTCTAACCAAGGAAAATGTGAAGCCTTCTGGAAGACAAATTGGGAAGCTGAGCCACAGCAATCCAACCATTTTGTTTGATTACATCTTGTCACAAATACAGAAGTATGATAACTTGATAGCACCTGTAGTAGATTCATTGAAATACCTCACTTCGTTGAATTATGACATCTTGGCCTATTGTATCATTGAAGCTTTAGCTAatccagaaaaggagaaaatgaaacatgACGACACAACCATCTCAAGTTGGCTTCAGAGTCTGGCTAGTTTCTGTGGTGCAGTTTTTCGTAAATATCCAATTGATCTTGCTGGTCTTCTTCAGTATGTGGCTAATCAGCTAAAGGCAGGCAAAAGTTTTGACCTGCTTATACTGAAAGAAGTGGTACAAAAAATGGCAGGAAtagaaattacagaagaaatgacAATGGAGCAACTAGAAGCCATGACTGGTGGAGAACAACTAAAAGCTGAAGGTGGTTATTTTGGCCAGATAAGAAACACTAAAAAATCCTCCCAGAGATTAAAGGATGCACTATTAGACCATGCTCTTGCTCTTCCTCTCTGCTTGCTTATGGCTCAGCAGAGGAATGGGATAATCTTTCAGGAAAGTGGAGAGAAACATTTGAAACTTGTGGGAAAACTCTATGATCAGTGTCATGATACCCTGGTACAGTTTGGTGGGTTTTTAGCATCTAATCTAAGCACAGAAGATTATATAAAGCAAGTGCCTTCAATTGATGTGCTCTGTAATGAATTTCACACACCTCACGATGCAGCATTTTTCCTGTCTAGGCCAAAGTATGCACACCGTATTTTGTCAAAGTATGACGAACTTAAAAAATCAGAGAAGGGAAGTAAACAGCAGCATAAAGTTCATAAGTACatcacatcatgtgaaatggtgATGGCTCCTGTTCATGCAGCAGTGGTTTCCTTACACGTTTCCAAAGTCTGGGATGACATCAGTCCTCAATTCTATGCCACATTCTGGTCATTGACAATGTATGACCTTGCAGCTCCACATACCAGCTATGAACGGGAAGTCAATAAACTTAAAATCCAGATGAAAGCAATTGATGATAACCAGGAAATGcctccaaataaaaagaaaaaagagaaggagcgATGTACTGCCCTTCAGGACAAGCTTCtcgaagaagaaaagaaacagatggaACATGTACAGCGAGTTCTGCAGAGACTGAAACTGGAAAAGGACAACTGGCTTTTAGCAAAATCTACCAAAAATGAGACCATCACAAAATTTCTACAGCTGTGTATATTTCCTCGATGTATTTTTTCAGCAATTGATGCTGTTTACTGTGCTCGTTTTGTTGAATTGGTACACCAACAGAAAACTCCAAATTTTTCCACGCTTCTTTGCTATGATCGAGTTTTCTCTGATATAATTTACACAGTCTCAAGCTGTACTGAAAATGAAGCTAGTCGATATGGGAGATTCCTTTGCTGCATGTTAGAGACTGtgaccaggtggcacagtgatagaGCCACGTATGAAAAGGAATGTGGAAATTATCCAGGATTCCTTACTATATTACGAGCAACTGGATTTGATGGTGGAAATAAAGCTGATCAATTAGACTATGACAATTTTCGACACGTTGTACATAAATGGCACTACAAACTGACCAAGGCATCGGTACATTGCCTTGAAACAGGCGAATATACGCACATCAGGAATATCTTGATTGTGCTAACAAAAATACTTCCTTGGTACCCAAAAGTTTTGAATCTGGGTCAAGCTTTGGAAAGAAGAGTGCATAAAATCTgccaagaggaaaaagagaagaggcCAGATCTATATGCATTGGCTATGGGCTACTCTGGGCAGTTGAAAAGTAGAAAGTCATACATGATACCTGAAAATGAGTTTCATCACAAAGACCCCCCTCCAAGGAATGCAGTTGCCAGTGTACAAAATGGGCCTGGTGCTGGGCCTTCTTCATCGTCGATCGGAAGTGTGTCTAAGTTGGACGAAAGCAGTGCCGAGGACACTGATAAATCAAGGGAGAGATCTCAGTGTGGTGTGAAAGCTGTTAATAAAGCTTCTAGTGCCACACCAAAAGGGAAttcaaataatggaaatagtggtTCTAACAGCAGCAAAACtgttaaagaaaatgacaaagaaaaaggaaaagagaaagaaaaagagaaaaaagaaaagactccaACTACTACTCCAGAGGCCCGAGTACTTGGCAAAGATGGtaaagaaaaaccaaaggaagaacggccaaataaagatgaaaaagcaagagagatgaaGGAAAGAACACCTAAATctgacaaagagaaagaaaaattcaagaaggaagaaaaagctaAAGATGAGAAATTCAAGACCACTGTCCCAAATGTAGAATCAAAGTCAactcaagaaaaggaaagagagaaggagctGTCCAGAGAACGAgatacagcaaaggaaatgaaatcaaaggaaaatgttaaaggaggagagaaaacaccAGTTTCTGGGTTCTTGAAGTCACCTGTTCCCCGATCAGATATTGCAGAGCCTGAAAGGGAACAGAAACGTCGCAAAATTGATACCCATCCTTCTCCATCACATTCCTCAACAGTAAAG GACAGTCTCATCGAACTCAAAGAGTCTTCAGCAAAGCTCTACATTAATCATACTCCTCCACCACTGTCCAAGAGAGAAATGGACAAGAAAGATTTGGACAAGTCAAGGGAAAgatccagagaaagagaaaaaaaggatgaaaaggaCAAGAAAGAGCGGAAAAGGGATCACTTAAACAATGACCGAGAAGTGCCACTGGACTTAACCAAGAGGCGGAAAGAGGAAAATGGAACAATGGGGGTTTCAAAACACAAAAGTGAAAGTTCATGTGAGTCTCCTTATCCAAAtgagaaagacaaggaaaaaaataagtcaaaatcTTCAGGCAAAGAAAAAGGCGGTGACTCATTTAAATCTGGAAAGATGGATAAAATCTCCTCTGGTGGCAAAAAGGGTGTGGACAGATCCCTAAGCTGA